The DNA region TTGTTGACAGAATTTTTTTTCATGAAACAAAACATAGTCTGTACAATTTTTCCAAGGCAAAACGACCTCAAAGCTTTAACCTCCCTTAACTCCCTCCCACGCCCTCCCCCACGTTATACTACAACAGAAGCGATCTACTCTATCGCAGTTTTTAATTCTGTAATACTGGATGATCTCGAACTGTTTCGGTCCATGCAAGACTTGGTCAAAGTAAAACAATGACTCGTATGTTTTTTTTTCCCGCAAACAGCATTTCAGTGATACTGTTTTTTTTGAAACATCAAGCACAGTCCTCCACGTTTTCCTCCGTACATGCGCGCTCAGGGCGCAATCAGGACTTTTCTGCTGTCTTGATCTATTTAATTCAGTCCTCTCTCCTCTGCATTTGTTTCACCAATAGTTCTCCCCTTCCAAGTCCCTTGGATCAAAACGTTTGCAGCTGCTGTGTTAGCATGAGTTGGCAGCCGCTGTTTACGTGATTCATAACTTTCTGCTTCAGCTGGGCAACCTGTTCCCGCAGCAGGTTGGCCGTGGACGCCAGCTCAGAGTTCTGCGCCTTTAAGGTCTTCACTTTATCCTCCAGCCGGGCGATCCTCTCCAGTTTCCTTTTCCGGCACTTTGAGGCGGCGATGCGGTTTCTCATTCGCTTCCTCTCCGCCTTGATGCGCTCCTGGGACTCCATGTCAATGGGGGAGAGCGGCGGGGTCTCCCCCGGCATCTCGGGCACCGTCTGGGGCTCTTCCTTCAGGGCCTGGAGTCTGGGGTGCTGCACGGGCATCTGGTGGCTGGTCATCGGGTGGTGCTGGGGCGCTGCTGCATAGTTCATGCTGCCGGCGTTGTAGCCCGGCTGCGCTGCGGCGATGGTGTTGGGGTTAAAATTGTTGAGGTTGGCGTAGACGGGAGGCTCCTGGTGCAAATTGGAATTGTAAACAGTACTGGCACTGGGCAGGGAGGCGGAGACCGCGATCGCCGTGTTCACAGACGGAGTTGAACATGTCACGCTGGGCAGGATATTCTGTTTGTGAAGTTCTTCGAGAGCTTTGACGAAGCCTTCGGCGAAACCCTCCTGCTCGTCCGTGACATTCCTGGGGCACAGGAACTGGGTCGGCGTCGGGGTGGTGGTGATCAGCCCGTTGCTGGACTGAATTATCAGCCGTTCAAGTTCAGGTGATGCGAGTTTGAGAAGTCCCACGTCCGGCGACGTTAAGATCCCCTCGCTGTTCTTGTTCCTCAGATGGGGTTTCAAGTTGCTGGCTGGATCGGACAGGTTGAGGGTCATATTCTGTTTCAACATTTTCGGGCTGTATCCATAACCACTATTCTCGGGCTGTGCAAAAGCGGCGTTGAGTGCATCGTCGTGGTAGAATGGCTGTTCCATCTTCGTAGACATAGAATACCgatggatcggggggggggggggtgaggaaagaaAAACTCTGGATACAAAAGTGTTTCAAAATAGCAAATGTAGCAGAGTTCTTCAAAGAGTTCGGATAAGGCTACAAGGTAACTCACAACTTCAAGAAAACAATAAAAACACTTCTGGAAATCGGTGGATATTTTGTTTCTTTCCCCCCCAAGTCCAAAATCTCCTGTTTTACAGTAAGAAAGCTCCCAATAAAAAAGTGTGCAAACTACCAAGTTGCTCCGGCTTGTTTCACACTCGGCTCTGAGCGCTTAGCAGCGTGAGTCCCAAGCTTATCTGCAACTGCTCATACCCCCCGAAATAGCCATGAGGTCATCTGGGCCGCCTCCCATTGGCTGCTCATTACGTACGGGCGTTCTACAATTTGCATGTCGGCTCCCATCACCATGACAACGCCCCAGAAGATTCTAACCATCGCGCTGCATGACGGGCTGAGGTAATGCTGGAGCGGGGCATCTTGGGATGACGTCTTTATTTTGAAGATCCACTTAGGTGGGACGTCAGCGGAGTGGCgggaagttgttgttgttgttggagcgACGTGTTGGGGGCTTCTGCTGGCAGGGCAAT from Mustelus asterias chromosome 8, sMusAst1.hap1.1, whole genome shotgun sequence includes:
- the jun gene encoding transcription factor Jun, with amino-acid sequence MSTKMEQPFYHDDALNAAFAQPENSGYGYSPKMLKQNMTLNLSDPASNLKPHLRNKNSEGILTSPDVGLLKLASPELERLIIQSSNGLITTTPTPTQFLCPRNVTDEQEGFAEGFVKALEELHKQNILPSVTCSTPSVNTAIAVSASLPSASTVYNSNLHQEPPVYANLNNFNPNTIAAAQPGYNAGSMNYAAAPQHHPMTSHQMPVQHPRLQALKEEPQTVPEMPGETPPLSPIDMESQERIKAERKRMRNRIAASKCRKRKLERIARLEDKVKTLKAQNSELASTANLLREQVAQLKQKVMNHVNSGCQLMLTQQLQTF